AATAGTGGTTTGTAACACTCAATCAGACTTATTTTGTAAAAGTAAATATATTTCACTATTCCTTCAAGTGGCTTCCTCAGTTCAAATGAGTGTCAGAAACATACCGAtacccagcatttatatccacattGGCAACTCAGTCAGCTTAATTCAATCTCCATGATGTCATGACACCAAGCCCCATAAAGTGTACCAAGGAAAATGTTGATTGCCCAAGATGATGACTGGAGGTTTGAAAAATTGTGAAACTTCCTTGTTGTAATTAACATAATCCAATTGCCATACTGCCATGCATTTATGTTAGTAATTTAGGAGATCATTAGCAATTTgctaatacaatagaaaataaaaaaacaaatacattaaagTTAAAAATCTTTAGCTTTATCTTCCGTTAAATCATAGTAGAtgctttccagtgcgtttttgaacTGCATAAAAAACACATGCACAATatattttccatgtattccaatgtccCTAGTGTGGTaagttccagtgcagtcaacaaaagtagaacctgCATTTTTTTAATCTGGAATGTATCTGTAATGTGGCAAAATGCATGCACATGCACTGTAATATTTGCACTGGCACTCCAGCccctttagggctggttcacacaggAACATGGTGAGGAAAACCATGTGTGTTTCCTGCTCCATGTTCAAAATGCATTTAATGTGCAATCTGCTGTGATTGTCAATATAATCCTAACAACATCACAAACACAGATTGCAAgcacagtgtgtttgcctgcaccagatagCATGATACCgtagtaccatgtgatctggtgcagtGTGTTACtgaaaaatagtgcatgcactacttggtgtgatccagtgtgatttcagcccattcaaaagaaTGGACTGAAAACTGCATCACACTGAGACGCATAGGAACGAGGAACGCGATCCTTTTCACTTCAGGTGTGAACCAGTTTCTAAGGGATATAATACAGAGACTGGAAAAAAATAGCATTATGAGTTGCTATAATATCTGAATATCTATAATAATATGAAATAGAAAAGTTACAAATTTTACCTTAGTATAGCATACGAAAATAAAGCATAGCGGTGCAAGGTATTGTACAACAAACAATAATGTTGTGTATGTAAGTCTGAATTTTTCATCTGGAAATTCTTGAAGGCACACGTATTTACCAATATATAAATCAATGCTTATATTCTTGAATGGTTCATCTGTTAAGGAACTGTACATCATGAATGGCAAAGAAGCAGTCATGGCTACCATCCATATTGCTGTGATTCCAACACAAGCGTGTCTGTTGTTAGGTCTCCAACCACGAGGATTTATTATCAGCTGATGACGCTCAACGGCAATGAGAACCAGTGAGAAAATAGAGACTGTCACTGAAACACACTGTATATATTCATTTAGTTTACACATACCCACTCCAAAAATCCAGTGATCCATCAGTGTGTAAACTAAAGTAAATGGGAGACACATTATTGTTGCCAGTAGGTCAGAAAATGACAAATTTACAATGAGGATATTAGTAACATTGCGCATTTCCTTTTGCCTTAGAATAATGATGATGAGAGCCAAATTTCCAGAGAGTCCAAGTATCATAACAATTCCATAGGCCAATGATAACGTAAACACAATTGCTAGTGGCAAAGCGCATTCTTCATCTAAAGGCAGCATTATAGACATGTTGTCATTAATAGACTGATTACTTAAATCTGTTGAAAAATTCATCTTGTCAGGCTTGTCCATGAATCAACCCTCCAAGTACGAAAATGGGAACACTTCAATGAAGAAAATCAATTGCATGTTTAGCTTCTATTTTGTAAGGGATAACCAAGAGTTCTTCCAAACTTCATCACTGACTGAAAAATCTGTAAGGGTCAAAAGCAAAAACAAATTGTCACATGAATTTTTACATCAATTAGCCCTTTTAAAAAGCAAGTCAAAAACACAAAATTTCAAATAGTAAGGAAGGTTAAAACCTGATCAGGTTCTTATAGTTGTGTTGGTGAGAcaactggaaaaatgtaaaaataccttTAACGTTAGGGGAAATACCACTTCTAGCAACTTTTTTCTATCTTGGTGATAAAGGACACCAGGAAAATAGTGAAGGAGAATCTGAGAGCGAGATAGAGAACAGAGGTCCTAACCTTTCTCCATTGTACTCAAAAGTggaaaaaaagtcagatggaattTAAGTTTGGCTTGTGCTACTGCTAATATCTCTGCATGGTTTGCTGCTTTAATCCTACGAAAATGCCACTATGCCTTTTTTTGAACCTGGTTTCACAACACTGCTGAATCATTTATCACAGCTCAGATATGTAATAGTTCTTACAGCAAATATATTCAAAGGTAGTATTTCTATGGCCAATAGGTGGCACTTTGCTACCAGTATCCatatccacagtaccaccctgtgaaGATACAAATTCACACTCAATATAGCCAAATGTAGATCATTAAGGGATTACATATTTCTGAAAATAGCTAACTGCACTACAATGTAAACACTATATAATAATTGACCTTTTGATATAGTCACAAGTACAGTGAGGAAACGCGTCGAGGCAGAACCTGTGACATCATTACATCCATCTAGGAAGCAGTTCACGAGCCGCTGGGGACACGGGGCAAAGGATCTGCGGATGTTTCTGTGATCCAGGGATTGTCCATCTTTATCATACAAGTGCTTTACCTGCATGCACCAGGGCAGTGCATCTGTAAATGTGAGTTCTTTACTGTGGTTTCCTTAAAAGTTGTTTTTAAATGGTAAGACACTATGTTGAGTTTTTTCCTGCCCTTATAACTACGTGGAACAGCATCTGAGTGATTGGGAGTCCTTATGAGGATAGAGGAACAACAGATTGCTGGATTTATACCCCTGAGGGGAAGGTGCCATTAGACCCTATGGTGGGTCTTCATGTGAGGTGAGCACTTATAGAGACCGGTGGAGCACACGGTGGTGTGCTTAATCACTTATTATGGATTTGTCACTTATAAAGATATAGACAAGTGCACTGAGAGGagtttttcttttggatttaatgTCTTGAATCTACTAGCAacagtcactatatatatatatatatatatatatatatatatatatatatatacacattgtctTTGCATATTGCTAGATTATATAGATTGTTTTCACTTTTGAATATTTTCTCAGCTGGGTGTGGTTGCACCATTTTAATTTTACTATATAATATAATGTAAATTCATAGTTAAAAAAACAATTGAGGCCTTAACAGGTCACAACTTATTCACTCTAGTTTATAACATATGCTTTAGTTATAATATCCAGGACTTAGTTTAACATGGTGAACATGCAGGATAGAAAACAAGATTAGAACATTGAAACCTTACTTGCAAATAAATATGGAAAAATTAGTAAGACAAGCTTTTCAAATTATTACAGCTGGGATAGCAATAAGACTACCCTATAAAAAAGCTTGATCGGCACAACTAATTGCATTCATGACCAACACCATCAAATAAACTCATAAACCacaaccaatgaaaccacaaagctcctgattcactccctggttatctcttgcctgcaactccctcctcattggcttacctttaaatagactatccccccttcagtccatcatgaatgctgctgccagactcatccaccttacaaaccgctcagtgtctgccacccctctctgccaatccctccattggctgccactcgcccaactaattcaattcaaaatgctaacaataagttacaaagccatccacaactctgccgccagctacatcactagtctagtctcaaaataccaacctaatcaccctctttgttcctcccaagacctcctgctctctagctcactcatcacctcctcccatatccgcctccaggacttctcccgagcctcacccagcctctggaattccctaccccaatctgtcagactgtctctaaatttatccacttttaagcgatccctgaaaaatttcctcttcagagaagccaatcctgcctccatctaacaactgcattattctctccattagctcatcccctacagctattacccttttgtataacttgaccctccctcctagattgtaagctctaacgagcagggctctctgattccctcctatattgaattgtattgtaattgtactgtctgccctaatgttgtaaagcgctgagcaaactgtctgcgctatataaatcctgtataataataataataaacacaaaaGAAGCTGATTATGTATTCAGTGGATTTCCAGCTCGAAAAATTAATATTCCTATTAAACAAAGTTAAGAGGAGGCAGTGATATACAAACTTCATATAAGCAATGCACTTACGCTAGTTATCTGGCTGTGTCTAATttaaagtatactgtatatacattaattTACAAAAATCTCATATCAATTTTAATATTTGAAATATAATTTCACAAGTAATttccaatatttttaaatctgcagatttATTCAAGTAATACCTAGTGATTCTACAATGAAGGCCCTTGTGCAAGTTCATTCTGTTAGAGTTTGACAACTCTATGTCTCTGTTTGTCAGTTGTTCTCACGTGTTGTCCCATGGCACACAGGTATCTTAGGGAATCTATAAGTGGCTGTTCCAATGCACATTCTGCAGGTATGGCCTACTGTTGTCACCATAAGGAAAACTGCGCTGAGACATGCTATGCAGCCATCACTATAGTAGACTGCACAACATGATCAGCAAAGGAtggaaaaaacaagtttttttgggggaaaaaaaaacatggtattTACTTATAATAAACAATGCTTTAGTGTGCTTACTGTCATTCAGTTAGAGATAACATATACTTTAGGTTCTACTTTAAATTTTATATCTACTTTAAATGAGTTTCAGAAAAGTGTCAGTATTCCTTATGTCTATACTGTATGTGTTCCATTGAAGACCATTGAAGTCAAAAGCATCAGTGTGACAGCCAGGGAAACTTGTATTCTCAAAAGGAATGGTTAGCAGCATTCATAATCACTCATCAGAGAGTCAATTTAAATATTTATACTTTCCATAAGAGGGatttttgcattttgtttttcatttcaagCAAATGTGTATCCAATTTCTCTTTACATTGTCCCTGAGTATATTACTTTTATGTTGTATATGGTTAATGGCTATTATGTAGTATGTAGATTATTCATCAATATTGTATCTGACCTGGGTTATTCCTTGTGGATACTGTAAAGATTATGGAGTTAATGGAGGGAGGAgacttatacatacagtatatacatttggATGGATATGTAGGCTACATCTTTCCCTCCTTATTTACAGTATAGTTCTATCTACATACTTATTGGGTATTTCtctatgttttttgttatttttttgttggaATACTTTAAGCCCCATGCATCTTTTTGGTGATCCCACATCTTCTGTTGACACTTTTATTTGAACCCTGTGAGCCTAAGACTACATCTACGGAAGTGATTTTAAACATCCCTCCTGTTATAGTTATATCCTATTATACTATAATACTATAGTATTATAGTATAGTGATAAATATTGATGCATTGTGGGGCTGTTTTGTATTTATGGGGGCCCATAGTTGAGATGCAATGGAGGACTCTTGTGTTAGTCCCTTCTTCCACTGACGGTTTGGCATATGTTAATCATCGGCTGTGACTTTTAGGATTTAGCTGTCTAGAAACTCTGTGTCTATAGAAGACTCATTCCAGTTAAGCCTTGTTaggcctgtataataataatattatatataagaaAATATGTTTTCATCCCACTGATATATTATTCTATTGCTCTTTTTATACACTATTTTACAGATTATGTTTTACCCCTGAAGAAAAAAAGTATTGAAACAAGTTGGGTTGTTCAGTGCTCTCACTGGAATTGAGCATTTTGGAAATGATGAAGAAAGTGTATATGAGTGACAGCTCACTTTTGTCTAGATAGTAGAGTTACCATTGTGTTCACAAGAGACACTGCTTAAATGCTTTTAAGAtggttttttaagttatttttgttttgaatacaaattatggattttattatttgtgtttttgtatgacTTATGAAGCCTTGAGATTCCCAATTACTTGATCACTAgtctttgtgtggatggaggaatctgtttgctTTTCAACCCACTGtctaaatgaggaaaaaaaactaTGCTTTAGCCATTAGTCCAATGTATAAACCAAATGATTCTAGGATCATCTGTAATATTTTCAGGAAGTGTGGAGCAAATTGTGACCCCCCTTTCCATCTACAGTGGTAATGCCCCTCCAGAGTACACAAAGTGAAGTCAGAAAGGGTTAAGATAAAGGTTGGGTTGTAAGatacaacttaaaggggttgtaaaccctcgtgttttttcaccttaatgcatcctatgcattaaggtgaaaaaacacctggcagtgactggccccccagccccctcgttttacttacctgagccccgtatatTTTTGttggtcccggctcttgattggatagattgatagcagtgcagccattggctcccgctgctgtcaatcaaatccaatgacgcgatcgccggggggcggggctgagtttgacattcgtgtctatggatgcaaatgctggactcgggaggttgcctgcaaggtaaccccccccgggagagtgcttctcctggGGGGTCATCTGATATAGGgaggagctgccgggggaccccagaagatgaagttcggggctactctgtgcaaaacgagctgcacagtggaggtaagtatgacatgtttgttatttaaaaaaaaaaaagaacccttgcaatcactttaaagtggttgtatacccctttagcacatttttacctacaggtaagcctataataaggcttaatggtaggtaaaatgaacatctcctaaacctgtatggtttaggagtatcagaaaccatgaatcagactgagacagaagtacagataaatcttacttgtttaataataaaaaaaaaggtaagcagagtaaacatagtcaaaaaatagccagagttcaggaaccggaactgatagtcagacaagccaaaatgttagggagccagagatgagcatagtagaacagcaagcaggatctggagccagaaggaaagtcagccaagcaagtccttAACAGAAACacactagagatgtgaccaaggtgaaggcagagatcatctgggctggacggcttaagtaggcaggactgacgagtaggttATCAACAGGTgactcactgtggagagataggagctggcaattagccgacagctgagcggccagctcaaagaaggaagggcggagcccagccctgacagtacccctcctcaatgacccctccccctcagaggaccaccaggcttgaggggaaaccgtctatggaaatcacggaggaggacaggggcatgtacgtccgaggatgagacccaagagcattccccagtactgtaccctttccaatgcaccaggtaatttatgcgcccacggaacctatgggagtcaacaatataggactgtacttcatactcctcacggTTCTCAACCTGTACGGGGTGGGgacaaggcaccgaggtggtaaagcggttgcagaccaaaggttttaataaggagacatgaaatacatttgagatatacgcatattagaaggaaggtctaatgcgtaagccactgagttaatcctgcaaagaatacggaaaggcccaataaactgttaTGTGAAGTTTAGAAAGGGGAACACGAACTCGGAGGTttcaagatgacagccagaccctgtccccaacctggtaggaaggcgcagggtcagtccaaggactgattggctcattctgtggccccattagactgctggtgatatgcagaggagaaagcaagctgaatttccaactgttcacaaaaggctctccagaaccgggacacaaactgactacccctgtccgagacaatcaccttgggtagcccatgtaagggaAAGATCCCCCGAGCGAAAATGgaggccagttccttagaagtgggcaagttaaatacaatgagacattttcgagaaccagtcaaccaccataaggataactgtgttgccctgggagttgggtaactccacaatgaaatccatagacaggtgggtccagggcctctgtccattgggtatgggttgtaggaggcccactggaaggtgtcgtggagtcttactctgagcacacacagaacaggcagctacgaaggcagttacatcagcatgtagactaggccaccagagttgattcttctcagggtggccagcagccttgggagaaaggtaagtctggagcacggcagtacagagaccctctgggacaaagcagccgtcacaaggtttctcaggaggagcatggacctgagcagcaagaattttgtcacccaaaggagaagtgagactggtgcgaaccgtagccagaatgatgatcaggagaaatcacaggaaccagaactgactccttcttggaagtggaggaaaattgttgtgacaaagcgtcagcccttatattcttagtaccaggtaagaatgagacaatgtaattgaaactagacaagaaaagagcccattgcgcccttatGGGAGACAGGCATTTAGtcttagacaagaatgtgagattcttatggtcagtaggaATGAGAcgcggcacagtggtaccttcgaggagatgtctccattctttcagggctaaaatgatcgtgctactatctcatccttgatggtatcctagagaccatgagaaaaagcagccacgatggcctcattgttccaagcaacctctgctgccagagtacggaattcaatgatgtaattggcaacagttcaaATACCCTTTtataggaagccacaaactcagggtgactcaagataacaggtttttgcatctcccatagagggtttgcccaggccaaggctctctcagaaagcaaagatatcacaaaacctactttgcttctgtacgtgggaacgcctggggcagcatctcaaagtatatctcaacctggttgataaaccctctgcattggactggattgtcCCCAAATCACTGGgtaagtggagcagaaccagacatacctcttatagaggtaatacgtgaggcgggtgcctgcacagagactggagcagcagcagggatggcctgcaacacaggttgtaccggagcagccacagtgggagattccaggtgagctgtgcaactcaggagtgtttgtaacaccatggcaaactgatccatgaggtGATCCTGCTcacccaatctggaaaaaatattaccaacaagtggattgactgcattttctgaattcatggccttcgcctactgtcagaaaccatgaatcagactgagacagaagtacagttaaatctcacttgtttaataataataaaaaaaggtaaac
This window of the Aquarana catesbeiana isolate 2022-GZ linkage group LG01, ASM4218655v1, whole genome shotgun sequence genome carries:
- the NPY1R gene encoding neuropeptide Y receptor type 1 — encoded protein: MDKPDKMNFSTDLSNQSINDNMSIMLPLDEECALPLAIVFTLSLAYGIVMILGLSGNLALIIIILRQKEMRNVTNILIVNLSFSDLLATIMCLPFTLVYTLMDHWIFGVGMCKLNEYIQCVSVTVSIFSLVLIAVERHQLIINPRGWRPNNRHACVGITAIWMVAMTASLPFMMYSSLTDEPFKNISIDLYIGKYVCLQEFPDEKFRLTYTTLLFVVQYLAPLCFIFVCYTKIFLRLKRRNNMMDKMRDNKYRSSETKRINIMLLSIVVGFALCWLPFFIFNLVFDWDHEAVATCHHNLLFLICHLTAMISTCVNPIFYGFLNKNFQRDLQFFFNFCDFRSREDDYETIAMSTMHTDVSKTSLKQASPIA